The Mesorhizobium sp. B1-1-8 genome contains a region encoding:
- a CDS encoding Eco57I restriction-modification methylase domain-containing protein has protein sequence MSDSAFFAAGALFSTDYLNEGIKESAAYRGVDVVDLRVQLEAIAASFPQNARTNESQTEDDFIFPVLAALGWSEFMRQQNLTVTGRDDVPDGLLFSDASAKSTANAQRDQWQRYAHGLAVVECKRWSRPLDRAFGRAETTAPSTQMLRYLRRLDDITGGKLRWGILTNGLRWRLYWAGARSISEEFLEVDLGRVLALGERSDLFADETARDHWLRVFAVMFGRQAFLRDGVDQRSLHDRARAEAAFYEERVAASLSNVVFEQVFPDLAKGLAESAPDAPMHEIRDAALVLLYRLLFLLYAEDRNLLPVNDDRYDDYALRPLRLEVGERVTNGDAFSTTAARFWSHISDLSRMIDKGDSSVGIPPYNGGLFATSATPLLASARISDSIMAPALDALSYERASGQRRYINYRDLSVQQLGSIYERLLEFEIVREPFGDIDYLAVRPNLFARKNSGSYYTPEELVGLILDEALKPLITERLEAFRSAQTALSEEGEDQKRRILREVDPAEAILSLRVCDPAMGSGHFLVSLVDTLADHVLDAMAEAAVLGAGLNYNSPLADKIEDIRGTILKNARAANWTIDEGQLDDRHIIRRMVLKRCVYGVDKNPMAVELAKVALWLHTFTVGAPLSFIDHHLHTGDSLFGFWVRDAIDKASSLGGELFYNEALRNAQRSAEAMKTIEALTDVEIGEAHRSAAMYEDIELMTGELDGFVSFIHALDWLDLKSKSDIGLIRLWLDGRFGEPIPIARGRKAPQTGMAKPDEVEAFTAIWRRARELISEERFLNWQISFPGVWNSWASTSREGGFDAVVGNPPWDRIKLQQVEWFAARRPAIARAQRASDRARMITKLRSDGDPLFEDFVKADMRAADGARVARGSGHYPLLSRGDINLYSLFVERSHALAKPTGMIGLLVPSGIASDLSASAFFRKIATHGHLKALYDFENRRPRYGLEPFFPDVDSRFKFCALVTSPSRQFDQATCGFFLQAASEVADPDKVFSIRATDFASVNPNTGTAPIFRSQRDMEIITAIYARLPVLVDRSSGTPVAAWPLRYATMFHMTNDSHLFRTRTELEELEGAWEVGGNWFESSSGRWAPLYTGRMIHQFDHRAASVTVNEMNLHNTAQSAEVTAEMKADPTFLPTPQYWVPESIVANTTAQSTVIVFRDIARPTDARTMIAALVPRAGFGNKAPLLLSRDATLSDLDKALIVANLNSVIFDYIIRSKVQGASLNWFILEQLPIVPQAHYSRRFGHSTAADIVRKATLELSYTAHDLAALAYGVGYLDAEGKVLPPFIWDDDRRLTLRAKLDAIYFILYGVFDPCNITQSREDIRYIYSTFPIVEREETERWGTYRSRELCLAWINALIAGQPDAPINSH, from the coding sequence TTGTCTGATTCTGCATTTTTTGCCGCTGGTGCACTTTTCTCGACCGACTATCTCAATGAAGGCATAAAGGAGAGTGCGGCCTACCGTGGCGTCGACGTGGTCGACCTGCGTGTCCAACTTGAAGCTATCGCGGCCTCCTTCCCGCAAAACGCCAGGACCAACGAGAGCCAGACTGAGGATGATTTTATTTTTCCGGTGCTAGCGGCGCTTGGCTGGTCGGAGTTCATGCGTCAGCAAAACCTGACGGTCACCGGCCGCGATGACGTGCCAGATGGTTTGCTATTTTCCGACGCATCCGCGAAGTCCACCGCCAATGCACAGCGGGACCAATGGCAGCGATATGCGCACGGTCTAGCGGTCGTCGAGTGCAAGCGCTGGTCGCGCCCCCTGGACCGCGCTTTCGGTCGGGCTGAGACGACTGCGCCATCGACTCAGATGCTGCGCTATTTGCGCCGGCTCGACGACATCACCGGCGGCAAACTCCGGTGGGGCATCCTCACTAACGGCCTGCGCTGGCGGCTCTATTGGGCTGGAGCCCGCTCGATCTCGGAGGAGTTTCTAGAGGTTGATCTTGGCCGGGTTTTGGCCCTGGGTGAAAGATCGGACCTTTTTGCCGACGAGACCGCTAGGGATCACTGGCTGCGAGTGTTTGCAGTCATGTTCGGCCGCCAGGCCTTTCTGCGTGACGGCGTAGATCAGCGTTCGCTGCACGACCGCGCGCGGGCGGAAGCTGCCTTTTATGAAGAGCGAGTGGCGGCCAGCTTATCCAACGTTGTGTTTGAACAAGTTTTCCCAGATCTTGCCAAGGGACTGGCGGAATCTGCACCGGACGCTCCGATGCATGAGATCCGGGATGCGGCCTTGGTCCTTCTCTATCGCCTCTTGTTCCTCCTTTACGCAGAAGACCGCAATTTGCTGCCGGTCAACGACGACCGCTACGATGATTACGCCCTCCGCCCACTCCGCCTGGAAGTCGGCGAACGTGTTACGAATGGTGATGCCTTTTCTACCACCGCGGCAAGGTTCTGGTCACACATCTCCGATCTATCCCGTATGATCGACAAGGGTGACAGTTCGGTCGGCATTCCTCCTTATAATGGTGGACTATTTGCAACCTCCGCGACACCGTTACTCGCCAGCGCGCGTATCTCCGATAGCATTATGGCGCCCGCGCTTGACGCGCTATCCTATGAGCGTGCATCGGGCCAGCGGCGCTACATCAACTACCGTGATCTGTCGGTTCAGCAACTTGGGTCTATCTATGAACGATTATTGGAATTCGAGATCGTCCGGGAACCTTTCGGCGACATAGATTACCTCGCAGTCCGTCCGAACCTGTTCGCGCGCAAGAACTCCGGCAGCTACTATACACCTGAGGAACTCGTGGGTCTGATCCTCGACGAGGCGCTAAAGCCGCTAATCACCGAGCGGCTGGAAGCTTTCCGATCGGCTCAGACCGCGCTGTCCGAGGAAGGCGAAGACCAAAAACGTCGGATCCTGCGAGAGGTAGATCCCGCTGAGGCGATCCTGTCACTTCGTGTGTGCGATCCGGCTATGGGCTCAGGCCATTTCTTAGTTAGCCTCGTCGACACCTTGGCCGATCATGTTCTCGATGCCATGGCTGAGGCCGCCGTTTTGGGTGCGGGTCTTAACTACAACTCGCCACTGGCGGACAAAATCGAGGACATTCGTGGCACAATTCTGAAGAACGCTAGGGCTGCAAACTGGACGATTGATGAAGGGCAACTGGATGACCGGCATATCATCCGCCGGATGGTCCTAAAACGGTGCGTGTACGGCGTGGACAAGAACCCGATGGCAGTCGAACTCGCAAAGGTCGCCCTCTGGCTGCATACGTTCACCGTCGGGGCACCGCTTTCGTTCATCGATCACCATCTGCATACGGGCGACAGCTTGTTCGGCTTCTGGGTTCGTGATGCGATCGACAAGGCTAGTTCCCTTGGCGGCGAACTCTTCTACAACGAGGCCCTGCGCAACGCTCAACGATCTGCGGAAGCAATGAAAACCATTGAGGCCCTCACCGATGTGGAGATCGGCGAAGCGCATCGTTCGGCGGCCATGTACGAGGACATCGAACTGATGACCGGTGAACTCGACGGTTTTGTCAGCTTTATTCATGCGCTTGACTGGCTCGATCTAAAGAGCAAGTCGGATATAGGCCTCATTCGTCTTTGGCTCGATGGTCGTTTTGGGGAGCCTATTCCGATCGCACGAGGCCGCAAAGCGCCGCAGACGGGAATGGCCAAGCCAGACGAGGTCGAGGCGTTCACCGCAATCTGGCGCCGCGCCCGCGAGCTAATCTCCGAGGAGCGGTTCCTCAACTGGCAAATCAGCTTTCCAGGCGTCTGGAATAGCTGGGCTAGCACAAGCAGGGAAGGCGGGTTCGACGCCGTGGTTGGCAATCCGCCATGGGATCGGATTAAATTACAACAAGTTGAGTGGTTTGCTGCACGTCGCCCCGCAATCGCACGAGCGCAGCGGGCATCGGACCGAGCTCGAATGATCACCAAGCTCAGGTCGGATGGCGATCCACTGTTTGAAGACTTCGTGAAGGCAGACATGCGCGCCGCCGACGGGGCCCGTGTAGCCCGCGGTTCTGGCCACTATCCACTACTCAGTCGAGGGGATATCAACCTGTACAGCCTGTTCGTTGAGCGCAGCCATGCACTGGCGAAGCCCACTGGCATGATCGGACTCTTAGTGCCTAGCGGTATCGCTTCGGATCTGTCGGCCAGCGCCTTCTTCCGCAAGATAGCGACTCACGGGCACCTGAAAGCACTCTATGATTTTGAAAATCGCCGTCCGCGCTATGGCCTCGAACCGTTTTTTCCCGACGTCGACAGTCGGTTCAAATTCTGCGCACTCGTTACCAGCCCCAGCCGCCAGTTCGACCAGGCAACGTGTGGCTTCTTCCTTCAGGCGGCGTCAGAAGTTGCCGATCCTGACAAAGTCTTCTCCATTAGAGCGACTGATTTTGCGAGCGTAAACCCCAACACCGGAACAGCACCGATTTTCCGCTCTCAGCGGGACATGGAGATAATCACGGCGATTTATGCGCGCCTGCCTGTGCTCGTTGATCGCTCCAGTGGGACGCCCGTTGCCGCTTGGCCGCTACGATACGCGACTATGTTTCACATGACCAACGACAGCCACCTGTTTCGCACCCGCACCGAGTTAGAAGAACTCGAAGGGGCCTGGGAGGTCGGCGGAAATTGGTTCGAGTCCTCCTCTGGTAGATGGGCACCGCTCTATACGGGTCGGATGATCCATCAGTTCGACCATCGTGCCGCATCTGTAACGGTGAATGAGATGAACCTTCATAACACTGCGCAAAGCGCCGAAGTTACAGCCGAAATGAAGGCAGATCCAACGTTTCTGCCTACACCTCAATATTGGGTGCCGGAAAGTATAGTAGCAAATACGACCGCACAGAGCACTGTTATCGTTTTTCGTGACATCGCACGCCCAACGGATGCCCGAACAATGATAGCTGCCCTTGTTCCTCGGGCAGGCTTTGGGAATAAAGCGCCCCTATTGTTATCGCGGGATGCCACTCTTAGTGATTTGGACAAGGCGCTAATCGTAGCGAATCTCAATTCGGTTATTTTCGACTACATAATTCGCTCAAAAGTACAGGGAGCCAGCTTGAATTGGTTTATTCTCGAGCAGCTTCCCATTGTCCCGCAAGCTCACTATAGCCGCCGGTTCGGGCATTCCACCGCTGCCGACATCGTTAGAAAAGCCACTTTGGAACTGAGTTACACGGCGCACGATCTAGCGGCGTTGGCATACGGTGTCGGATATCTAGACGCGGAAGGCAAAGTCCTCCCGCCCTTCATTTGGGATGATGACCGCCGTTTGACCCTTCGCGCAAAACTCGATGCGATATACTTTATTCTCTATGGCGTATTTGATCCATGCAATATCACGCAGAGCCGGGAAGATATCCGCTATATATACTCGACCTTTCCGATCGTTGAGCGGGAAGAGACCGAAAGGTGGGGTACCTACCGCAGTAGAGAGTTGTGTTTGGCATGGATAAACGCGCTTATAGCCGGTCAGCCCGACGCACCCATCAACTCACATTGA
- a CDS encoding phospholipase D family protein: MNAKPVLIAQVTHGHEATRERLIQLLKDPTVERVRFAVAYARWEGLGLLCSSIEALIARGGRIESIYGAGNGVTTPDALYYGILLKNLYPTRTYAGFVEDKFANATFHPKYYEFRSTSEVRIIVGSTNLTGGGLQRNSEASLEVSCLRGSAEEKAFDAYWNTIKKQATAVGINDVLRISKLPGSAAEDRSPARLLKSGKPFLSAGAKPQPRPLFEKILNLPKQSQGKKDGFLSAFSAISAKPKHLYLQILARETGGQQGKPGSAVQLPVATLGAYFGVAQTEERAIRLDFPGEQLVTNITHFSNNTHQVRIQPILSITRPAILHLTRKADNVYDAKFISPAKYETILADRCVHQSRKNARRWGFA, encoded by the coding sequence GTGAACGCAAAACCAGTGCTTATTGCTCAGGTGACTCATGGTCATGAAGCCACCCGAGAGCGCCTGATCCAACTGCTCAAAGATCCTACAGTTGAGCGAGTGCGGTTCGCAGTTGCATATGCTAGATGGGAGGGCCTCGGATTACTCTGCTCAAGCATTGAAGCTTTAATTGCGAGAGGGGGACGGATCGAGAGCATATATGGGGCGGGCAACGGAGTAACAACACCCGACGCTTTGTACTATGGGATACTTCTGAAGAACCTCTATCCTACCCGTACATACGCCGGTTTTGTGGAAGATAAGTTCGCAAACGCCACTTTCCATCCCAAATACTACGAATTCCGCTCCACCTCGGAAGTGAGAATAATTGTTGGTTCGACGAACCTCACCGGCGGCGGCCTTCAGCGAAATAGCGAGGCTTCGCTGGAGGTAAGTTGTTTGCGAGGCAGCGCCGAAGAAAAAGCTTTTGATGCATATTGGAACACAATAAAGAAACAGGCCACAGCTGTCGGCATTAATGACGTATTGCGAATTTCGAAATTACCAGGATCAGCTGCAGAGGACCGCTCCCCCGCCAGATTGCTTAAGTCTGGAAAGCCTTTTTTGTCCGCAGGTGCCAAACCGCAACCTCGTCCGTTGTTCGAAAAGATCTTGAATTTACCAAAGCAAAGCCAAGGGAAAAAGGACGGGTTCCTTTCGGCTTTCAGCGCTATCTCGGCTAAACCCAAGCACCTTTATCTTCAAATATTGGCCCGCGAGACAGGAGGGCAGCAAGGTAAACCCGGGTCTGCCGTGCAACTCCCGGTGGCAACCCTGGGCGCCTACTTCGGAGTCGCCCAAACTGAGGAGAGAGCTATCCGGTTGGATTTCCCCGGTGAACAACTCGTCACGAACATTACGCATTTTTCAAACAACACACATCAGGTCCGTATTCAACCCATTTTGTCGATCACGCGGCCGGCGATACTTCACCTAACTCGAAAAGCCGATAATGTTTACGACGCAAAGTTTATATCGCCAGCAAAATACGAGACGATACTTGCCGATAGGTGTGTCCATCAAAGCCGAAAGAATGCTCGACGCTGGGGGTTCGCTTAG
- a CDS encoding sensor histidine kinase, whose protein sequence is MTSEALPTEEKGRPATASAARRVPLSRGLSTKLLLLTIVFVLIAEILIFLPWIASYRVAWLKERLSTAAAVSIVLLQGEPNSLSHTAQNDVLMAIGAKAIAVRDGGVSRLLVVADMPPQVDEHIDIANVGLVNGMTGALDTLFFGGKHMLRVFGPVGDSDKEFELIMPDYSLRNAMLRYSRNVAVVSLLISLFTAMLVYAAIDLIMIGPIRTMTRSILSFSEAPDDPGRVICPTERADEIGVAERELAQMQDRLQKMLAEQKHLADLGLAVSKINHDMRNILASAQLISDRLRQVKDPTVQSFAPKLLRTLDRAVAYSEGVLAYGRTQEPAPARRRLRLHQLVEDVHGLLDIEEGIQFINAVDPAFEVDADSDQLFRVLSNLCRNSVQAMAADTESALVRRLAVSAERTGSVSRIIVTDTGPGLPPKARENLFAAFRGSARSGGTGLGLAIAHELIRAHGGTVELVESVGGRTVFAVTIPDQPVRLDQARNGLRRPA, encoded by the coding sequence ATGACGAGTGAAGCACTGCCCACCGAAGAAAAGGGCCGACCCGCGACGGCGAGCGCTGCCCGCCGCGTGCCGCTGTCGCGCGGCCTGTCGACAAAGCTTCTCTTGCTCACCATCGTCTTCGTGCTGATCGCCGAAATCCTGATCTTCCTGCCCTGGATCGCCAGCTACCGGGTGGCCTGGCTGAAGGAGAGGCTGAGCACCGCCGCCGCCGTGTCGATCGTGCTGTTGCAGGGCGAACCCAACTCGCTCTCGCACACCGCCCAGAACGACGTGCTGATGGCGATCGGCGCCAAGGCGATCGCGGTGCGCGACGGCGGCGTCTCGCGCCTGCTGGTCGTGGCCGACATGCCGCCGCAGGTCGACGAGCACATCGACATTGCCAATGTCGGACTGGTCAACGGCATGACCGGCGCGCTGGACACGCTGTTCTTCGGCGGCAAGCACATGCTGCGCGTCTTCGGTCCGGTCGGCGACAGCGACAAGGAATTCGAGCTGATCATGCCCGACTACAGCCTGCGCAACGCCATGCTGCGCTATTCGCGCAACGTCGCCGTCGTCTCGCTGCTGATCTCGCTGTTCACCGCCATGCTGGTCTATGCGGCGATCGACCTGATCATGATCGGCCCGATCCGCACCATGACGCGCTCGATCCTGTCCTTCTCCGAGGCGCCCGACGATCCTGGACGCGTCATCTGCCCCACGGAGCGGGCCGACGAGATCGGCGTCGCCGAGCGCGAGCTGGCGCAGATGCAGGATCGGCTGCAGAAGATGCTCGCCGAACAGAAACATCTCGCCGACCTCGGCCTCGCCGTCTCCAAAATCAACCACGATATGCGCAACATCCTCGCCTCCGCGCAGCTGATCTCGGACCGGCTGCGCCAGGTGAAGGACCCGACCGTGCAGTCCTTCGCGCCGAAATTGCTGCGCACCCTCGACCGCGCGGTCGCCTATTCGGAAGGGGTGCTGGCCTACGGTCGCACGCAGGAGCCGGCGCCGGCGCGTCGCAGGCTGAGATTGCATCAGCTGGTCGAGGACGTGCATGGCCTGCTCGACATCGAGGAAGGCATCCAGTTCATCAACGCCGTCGACCCGGCTTTCGAGGTCGATGCAGATTCCGACCAGCTGTTCCGCGTGCTCAGCAACCTCTGCCGCAACTCCGTGCAGGCGATGGCCGCCGACACCGAGAGCGCGCTGGTGCGCCGGCTCGCCGTCTCGGCCGAGCGCACCGGCAGCGTCAGCCGCATCATCGTCACCGACACCGGCCCCGGCCTGCCGCCCAAGGCGCGCGAAAACCTGTTCGCGGCCTTCCGCGGCTCGGCCCGCAGCGGCGGCACCGGTCTCGGCTTGGCGATCGCCCATGAACTGATCCGCGCCCATGGCGGCACGGTCGAGCTCGTCGAATCGGTCGGCGGCCGCACCGTCTTCGCCGTCACCATCCCTGACCAGCCGGTCCGCCTCGACCAGGCCCGCAACGGCCTGCGCCGCCCGGCCTGA
- the rpmH gene encoding 50S ribosomal protein L34 → MKRTYQPSKLVRKRRHGFRARMATKGGRGVVAARRNRGRKRLSA, encoded by the coding sequence ATGAAGCGTACCTACCAACCGTCCAAACTCGTCCGCAAGCGCCGGCACGGTTTCCGTGCCCGCATGGCCACCAAGGGTGGTCGCGGTGTTGTCGCCGCCCGCCGCAACCGCGGCCGCAAGCGGCTCAGCGCCTGA
- the rnpA gene encoding ribonuclease P protein component, translated as MPATGKPKGATPGRLLKRAEFLAARGGEKRRGRLFLVEVLKRGDDFAPRVGYTVTRKVGNAVARNRIRRRLKEAVRVHAADDMAPGNDYVIVGREDVLAIPFGQLKAELSRRLRGTR; from the coding sequence TTGCCCGCAACCGGCAAGCCAAAGGGAGCCACTCCCGGGCGGCTTCTGAAGCGCGCGGAATTCCTGGCTGCGCGCGGCGGCGAGAAGCGCCGCGGGCGGCTGTTTCTCGTTGAGGTTCTCAAGCGTGGCGACGATTTTGCGCCGCGCGTCGGCTATACCGTGACCAGGAAGGTCGGCAACGCCGTTGCGCGCAACCGCATCCGGCGCCGGCTCAAGGAAGCGGTGCGCGTCCATGCCGCCGATGACATGGCGCCCGGCAATGACTATGTCATCGTCGGGCGCGAAGACGTGCTAGCCATTCCGTTCGGCCAGTTGAAGGCCGAGCTTTCCCGCCGATTGCGCGGAACACGATAG
- the yidC gene encoding membrane protein insertase YidC, translating to METNRNFFITIALSVLILTLWQVFYMGPRMEAQRETARVEQQRIEAQKKEAGTANPNATATPAAPGTVPSAAGNGATPLNRDQALAATKRVKIDTPSLEGSINLAGARLDDLKLKHYTETVDKNSPEIELLNPQALPNGYFAEIGFVGNDKTGAVPGAETVWSVDGYPTLTPDAPVTLTYTNDKGLTFKRTFSVDKDYMFTVSDTVQNSGSSAVSLFNYGRVTRYDKPAVASTYVLHEGLIGFTGTEGLQEHKYASIEKDKQYKPGKSTDGWLGITDKYWAVTLVPTEKQPFQPAFSYFDFNAGPHSHSYQSDYLTDAINVGAGQSATVETEIFAGAKEVNKINAYAEDRHIKRFDLLIDWGWFHFITKPMFWLIDTLYKFFGNFGLAILATTVIVKALFFPLANRSYASMANMKKVQPKMLEIREKYADDKMKQQQAMMELYKTEKINPLAGCWPVALQIPVFFSLYKVLYITIEMRHAPFFGWIQDLAAPDPTSIFNLFGLLPFAAPAFLPHMGAWAVVMGITMFLQMRMNPAPPDPTQAAVFTWMPVIFTFMMGSFPAGLVIYWAWNNTLSILQQGVIMKRQGAKIELWDNLAALFRKKPSPAE from the coding sequence ATGGAAACCAACCGCAATTTCTTCATCACCATCGCGTTGTCGGTGCTGATCCTGACGCTATGGCAGGTGTTTTACATGGGCCCGCGCATGGAGGCCCAGCGCGAGACGGCGCGCGTCGAGCAGCAGCGCATCGAAGCGCAGAAGAAGGAAGCGGGGACCGCGAATCCGAATGCGACGGCAACGCCAGCGGCGCCGGGAACCGTACCCAGCGCGGCAGGGAACGGCGCGACGCCCCTGAACCGCGACCAGGCGCTGGCGGCGACGAAGCGCGTCAAGATCGACACGCCGAGCCTCGAAGGCTCGATCAACCTCGCCGGCGCGCGCCTCGACGATCTGAAGCTCAAGCACTACACGGAGACGGTCGACAAGAACTCGCCGGAGATCGAGCTGCTCAATCCGCAGGCGCTGCCGAACGGCTATTTTGCCGAGATCGGTTTCGTCGGCAATGACAAGACAGGCGCGGTGCCGGGTGCGGAAACCGTGTGGAGCGTCGACGGCTATCCGACGCTGACGCCCGATGCGCCGGTGACGCTCACCTACACCAACGACAAGGGCCTGACCTTCAAGCGCACCTTCTCGGTCGACAAGGACTATATGTTCACGGTCTCCGACACCGTGCAGAATTCCGGCAGCAGCGCCGTCTCGCTGTTCAACTATGGCCGCGTCACGCGCTACGACAAGCCGGCTGTCGCCAGCACCTATGTGCTGCATGAGGGCCTGATCGGCTTCACCGGCACGGAAGGCCTGCAGGAACACAAATACGCGTCGATCGAGAAGGACAAGCAATACAAGCCCGGCAAGTCGACCGACGGCTGGCTCGGCATCACCGACAAATACTGGGCGGTGACGCTTGTCCCGACGGAGAAGCAGCCGTTCCAGCCCGCCTTTTCATATTTCGACTTCAACGCCGGGCCGCACAGCCACAGCTACCAGTCCGACTATCTGACGGACGCCATCAATGTCGGCGCCGGCCAGTCCGCGACCGTGGAGACCGAAATCTTCGCCGGCGCCAAGGAAGTCAACAAGATCAATGCCTATGCCGAAGACCGCCACATCAAGCGCTTCGACCTGTTGATCGACTGGGGCTGGTTCCACTTCATCACCAAGCCGATGTTCTGGCTGATCGACACGCTCTACAAATTCTTCGGCAATTTCGGCCTGGCGATCCTCGCCACCACCGTCATCGTCAAGGCGCTGTTCTTCCCGCTCGCCAACAGATCCTACGCGTCGATGGCGAACATGAAGAAGGTGCAGCCCAAGATGCTCGAAATCCGCGAGAAATACGCGGACGACAAGATGAAGCAGCAACAGGCGATGATGGAGCTCTACAAGACCGAGAAGATCAATCCGCTCGCCGGCTGCTGGCCGGTGGCGCTGCAGATCCCGGTGTTCTTCTCGCTCTACAAGGTGCTTTACATCACCATAGAGATGCGTCACGCGCCTTTCTTCGGCTGGATCCAGGATCTGGCCGCGCCCGATCCGACCTCGATCTTCAACCTGTTCGGCCTGCTGCCTTTCGCGGCGCCCGCGTTCCTGCCGCATATGGGCGCCTGGGCGGTGGTCATGGGCATCACCATGTTCCTGCAGATGCGCATGAACCCGGCGCCGCCGGACCCGACGCAGGCCGCGGTGTTCACCTGGATGCCGGTGATCTTCACCTTTATGATGGGCAGCTTCCCGGCAGGCCTCGTCATCTACTGGGCCTGGAACAACACGCTTTCGATCCTGCAGCAGGGCGTGATCATGAAGCGCCAGGGCGCCAAGATCGAATTGTGGGACAATCTGGCCGCACTGTTCCGCAAGAAACCATCGCCGGCGGAATAG
- a CDS encoding CatB-related O-acetyltransferase — protein MAGPNPNIKHPIAMHPRVGFLKGLVNAPNIEIGDFTYYDDPDGPDKFAEKCVLHHYPFIGDRLIIGRFCAIAEGARFIMNGANHAMSGFSTYPFNIFGHGWEEGFDPQTWSKEIRGDTVIGNDVWIGMDAVIMPGVKIGHGAIVAAKSVVTHDVPPYAIVAGNAARVVKMRFDDKTVRRLLMAAWWDWPVDKISRNLDAIRGANIARLEAAV, from the coding sequence ATGGCCGGACCCAATCCCAATATCAAGCATCCGATTGCGATGCATCCACGCGTCGGCTTCCTGAAGGGGCTGGTGAACGCGCCGAACATCGAGATCGGCGACTTCACTTATTACGACGACCCTGACGGACCGGACAAATTCGCCGAAAAATGCGTGCTGCACCATTACCCCTTCATCGGCGACAGACTGATCATCGGCAGGTTCTGCGCCATCGCGGAGGGCGCGCGCTTCATCATGAACGGCGCCAACCACGCCATGTCCGGCTTCTCGACCTATCCGTTCAACATCTTCGGCCATGGCTGGGAGGAAGGCTTTGATCCGCAGACCTGGTCAAAGGAGATCCGCGGCGACACCGTCATCGGCAATGACGTGTGGATCGGCATGGATGCAGTGATCATGCCCGGCGTCAAGATCGGCCACGGCGCGATCGTGGCAGCGAAATCGGTTGTCACGCACGACGTGCCGCCCTATGCGATCGTTGCCGGCAACGCGGCCAGGGTGGTGAAGATGCGCTTCGATGACAAGACGGTGCGGCGGCTGTTGATGGCGGCCTGGTGGGACTGGCCGGTCGACAAGATCAGCCGCAACCTTGATGCCATAAGGGGCGCCAACATTGCCAGGCTGGAGGCCGCGGTTTGA
- the yihA gene encoding ribosome biogenesis GTP-binding protein YihA/YsxC has translation MNAPNKTTIGAELFTRGWIFIRGVPAMKFLPPEGPPEIAFAGRSNVGKSSLINALVSQKGLARTSNTPGRTQELNYFVPDGFSGEGADLPPMALVDMPGYGYASAPKDKVDSWTKLVFDYLQGRVTLKRVYVLIDARHGIKAKDEEVLSLLDKAAVSYQVVLTKTDKIKAAGVPKLIEETLGKIKKRPAAFPSVLATSSEKDEGLDELRAAIALAASGG, from the coding sequence TTGAACGCACCGAACAAAACGACGATCGGCGCCGAGCTGTTCACACGGGGCTGGATCTTCATCCGCGGCGTGCCGGCGATGAAGTTCCTCCCCCCGGAAGGGCCGCCCGAGATCGCCTTTGCCGGCCGCTCCAATGTCGGCAAGTCGTCGTTGATCAACGCGCTGGTCAGCCAGAAGGGCCTGGCGCGCACCTCTAACACGCCGGGCCGCACGCAGGAGCTCAACTATTTCGTGCCGGACGGGTTTTCCGGCGAGGGCGCCGACCTGCCGCCGATGGCGCTGGTTGACATGCCTGGCTATGGCTACGCCAGCGCGCCGAAGGATAAGGTCGACAGCTGGACGAAGCTGGTGTTCGACTATCTGCAGGGCCGCGTGACCCTGAAGCGCGTCTATGTGCTGATCGACGCGCGCCACGGCATCAAGGCTAAGGACGAGGAGGTGCTGTCGCTGCTCGACAAGGCGGCGGTGTCCTACCAGGTCGTGCTGACCAAGACCGACAAGATCAAGGCGGCCGGCGTGCCGAAGCTGATCGAGGAGACGCTCGGCAAAATCAAGAAGCGGCCGGCGGCCTTCCCGTCGGTGCTGGCGACCTCGTCGGAAAAGGACGAGGGGCTGGACGAGCTGCGCGCGGCGATCGCGCTGGCCGCAAGCGGCGGTTAG